In Astyanax mexicanus isolate ESR-SI-001 chromosome 17, AstMex3_surface, whole genome shotgun sequence, a single window of DNA contains:
- the serpinf1 gene encoding pigment epithelium-derived factor, with product MMKKIAILLCLWGLSLSSAQLTDGEEGGGEDEVVDLFTTPRTKLAAATSDFGYNLFRQLAARDSKASVLLSPMSISAAFTQLSMGASERAEKQLYRVLRYHSLRDTQLHDTLRDLLSSLRSSAKGFSSVERLLLARRLRLKMEYLNAVEKQYGERPQTLMGGARDLKTVNDWFKQQTGGKVDRVLATALPRNSAVVPVGAAHFKGKWTTRFSQAGRMDEFQLDGQAPTRVSVMQEQYYPVKMGIDSDLGCTIAQVPMEDGVSMYFFLPDEVTQNFTLIEDALTAEFVQDLANTLHPVQVQLTLPVLKFSYSTDLLGLLSDLGMSEWMEDTDLIKITTQAVKMSTVRHKAVIETAPEGSQYASTAPSGRVQSLALSFHVNRPFLFLVRDEPSGALLFIGKILNPRDLASV from the exons ATGATGAAGAAGATTGCCATCCTGCTGTGTCTTTGGGGCCTTTCACTCTCCAGTGCCCAGCTG ACAGATGGGGAGGAGGGCGGCGGTGAGGACGAAGTGGTTGACCTGTTTACCACCCCACGCACAAAGCTGGCCGCTGCCACGTCCGACTTTGGCTACAACCTGTTCCGTCAGCTGGCTGCCCGTGACTCAAAGGCCAGTGTTCTCCTGTCCCCGATGAGCATTTCAGCAGCCTTCACACAGCTCTCCATGG GAGCATCAGAGCGTGCAGAGAAGCAGCTGTACCGAGTCCTGCGCTACCACTCCTTGCGGGATACCCAGCTTCATGACACTCTGCGAGATCTGCTGTCCTCTCTCAGAAGCTCTGCTAAGGGCTTCAGCTCTGTAGAGCGCCTCCTACTGGCCAGAA gaCTACGCCTGAAGATGGAATACCTCAATGCTGTGGAAAAGCAATATGGGGAACGCCCTCAGACACTCATGGGTGGAGCCAGAGACCTTAAAACTGTCAATGATTGGTTCAAACAGCAGACAGGTGGTAAGGTGGACCGTGTCCTTGCTACTGCCCTCCCTCGCAACTCAGCAGTGGTGCCTGTGGGAGCTGCCCATTTCAAAG GGAAATGGACAACCAGGTTCAGTCAGGCAGGTAGGATGGATGAGTTCCAGTTGGATGGCCAGGCACCAACTCGCGTCTCTGTGATGCAAGAACAGTATTACCCTGTGAAGATGGGTATTGACTCGGACCTTGGCTGCACG ATAGCTCAGGTTCCCATGGAGGATGGTGTGAGCATGTACTTCTTCCTGCCTGATGAGGTGACTCAGAACTTTACTCTGATTGAGGACGCCTTGACAGCAGAGTTTGTTCAGGACCTGGCCAACACTCTTCACCCAGTTCAGGTGCAGCTCACCCTGCCTGTGCTCAAATTCTCCTATAGCACAGACCTGCTGGGCCTTCTGTCTGACCTCG GCATGTCTGAATGGATGGAGGATACAGACCTCATCAAAATCACTACCCAGGCAGTCAAGATGAGCACAGTCCGTCACAAAGCCGTCATAGAGACGGCACCAGAGGGTAGCCAGTATGCCAGCACTGCTCCCTCTGGTAGAGTCCAGTCATTGGCCCTTTCTTTCCATGTGAACCGTCCCTTCCTCTTCCTGGTGCGAGACGAGCCCTCAGGCGCGCTCCTGTTCATTGGAAAGATCTTAAACCCTCGTGACCTGGCAAGTGTATGA